Proteins encoded within one genomic window of Actinoplanes octamycinicus:
- a CDS encoding anti-sigma factor family protein, producing MNCDEFVELVTAYLDGALEPAVEQRFAEHLTECDGCDRYLEQIRTTVAALGQLPEQGLAADARDRLLAAFRDWPAG from the coding sequence GTGAACTGCGACGAGTTCGTGGAGCTGGTCACCGCCTACCTGGACGGCGCGCTGGAGCCGGCGGTCGAGCAGCGCTTCGCCGAGCACCTGACCGAGTGCGACGGCTGCGACCGGTACCTGGAACAGATCCGGACCACGGTCGCCGCGCTGGGTCAGCTGCCCGAGCAGGGGCTGGCGGCCGACGCCCGGGACCGGCTGCTGGCGGCGTTCCGGGACTGGCCGGCCGGCTGA